The genomic interval TCCGCGGCACTCCACCGCGAAAACATGGTCTGGTGAGGATGGCGTCCCCGGCTGACGAGATCCGAAACCGTAATCCCCTCCGGGGCCAGTGGCGACTGCGGGAGCAGGCCCAGCGAGCGTGCCAGTAATTTCGTCGGTGTGCGGTGGATGGCCTTGCCGTCGAGCAAGACCTCTCCGCGCTTCGGCGTCAGAAGCCGCGACAGCGTCTTGAGCAGGGTCGACTTGCCGCAGGCATTGGCTCCGACAATCGCCGTGATCTTGTTCGGCGGCACGTCGAAGCTGAGGTCTTCGAGGATGGTCCGGTCGCCATAGCCGGCGAAGATTCCTTGGGCGCCAAGGGTATGCTGGATCATAGCGAACCTCTGTTGACCCGGATGATCAGGTAGATGAGATAGGGCGCTCCAAGCGCACCGGTGACGACGCCGACCGGATAGCGGGCGGGAAGAAGGAACTGCCCGGTATAGTCCGCCACAAGCACGAGGCACGCGCCCACCAGCGCTGCGGGCACCAGCAGCGAGCCGTTGTTACGCATGATCCGCGCCGCGATCGGCCCCGACAGGAAGGCCACGAAGGCGATCGGCCCGGTGATCGCGGTCGCGATCGCAATCAGGCCAACCGCCGCGATGGTGATCAGGAGCCGCGTGCGCGCGACGCCAACGCCGAGCGCGGCAGCCGTGTCGTCGCCAAGCCGCAGCGTTTCGAGATCGCGCGTCCGGCTGAGGAGCAGGCCCCCGAGCAGGACGAGGCTGATCGCAAGCGGCATTGCCTGATCGAGCCGCGCACCGTTGGTGCTGCCGGTCAGCCAGCGCATCGCCTCCTGCAGATCCCACATCGGCGCGCGCGAGAGAACATAGGCGATCACGCTTTCGAGCATCGAGGAGACGCCGATGCCGACGAGGATCAGCCGCGTGCCGGCAACGCCGTTCTTCGCCGCAAGCCCGTAGACCAGCAGCGCCACGCCGAGCCCGGCGGCAACGGCAAAGACCGAGACCACGGGCCCATCCAGCGACAGCACCACGATCGCAAATACCGCCGCGGCACTCGCCCCGGAGCTGATGCCGATAATGTCCGGGCTTGCCAGCGGGTTGCGCAACATGAGTTGGAAGGCGACGCCGCCAAGACCGAAGCTTGCGCCCGCAAGAATGGCAAGCACGGCGCGCGGCAGACGCAACTGGCCGACGGTGAAGGAGAGGCCCGGCACATCTCCGCCCATGAGCACGCGCAGGACATCGCGCGGCGGCGCGAAAGATTGGCCGAGCATCAGCGTCAGCGCGAAGAACGCCGCGAGCAGGGCGAGAAACAGCGCCAGGAAAAACCGCCGATGCCGGGCGCGGCGGGCTCTTGTCGCGCTGACGAGCCGGAATGTCGGGGAAAGATCCGTCACAGTTCACGCACCTGTTGACGCCTGACGATCCAGATGAAGACCGGCCCGCCGACCAGCGCGGTGATGATGCCGACATCGACCTCGCCGGGGCGGCCGGCGATGCGGCCGATGATATCGCTCGCCAGAAGCAGGATACCGCCGCCAAGGGCTGAAAACGGCAGGAGCCAGCGGTGATCGACGCCGACGATCAGGCGGCAGGCATGTGGCACCACGAGGCCGACAAAGCCGATCGGCCCGCACACCGCCGTCGTCGCCCCGCACAGGAGAACCGCCGAAACCGCGGCAACGGCGCGGCCGAGGGCGACGTTTTCCCCGAGGCCGGCGGCCAGTTCGTCGCCCAGCGCCATGGCGTTGAGCTTGCGCGCGGAGATGAAGGCGAGCGCGAGACCGACGACAAGGAACGGCAGAACCGGAAGGATGCGCGAAA from Martelella mediterranea DSM 17316 carries:
- a CDS encoding FecCD family ABC transporter permease produces the protein MTDLSPTFRLVSATRARRARHRRFFLALFLALLAAFFALTLMLGQSFAPPRDVLRVLMGGDVPGLSFTVGQLRLPRAVLAILAGASFGLGGVAFQLMLRNPLASPDIIGISSGASAAAVFAIVVLSLDGPVVSVFAVAAGLGVALLVYGLAAKNGVAGTRLILVGIGVSSMLESVIAYVLSRAPMWDLQEAMRWLTGSTNGARLDQAMPLAISLVLLGGLLLSRTRDLETLRLGDDTAAALGVGVARTRLLITIAAVGLIAIATAITGPIAFVAFLSGPIAARIMRNNGSLLVPAALVGACLVLVADYTGQFLLPARYPVGVVTGALGAPYLIYLIIRVNRGSL